Proteins co-encoded in one Helicoverpa zea isolate HzStark_Cry1AcR chromosome 18, ilHelZeax1.1, whole genome shotgun sequence genomic window:
- the LOC124639006 gene encoding transcriptional adapter 3, whose product MLGKRMHHNSKGRLASKGHDNGKPSSPGISPYNKPAKIPGAVSAGKTKVDLCPIPYIKIQDNAVHLPRFTAIAARSADEPIGMDELDSLQLELESLLGNTALRIRYFQSEIESIDTNESKREKKGKAAGKQLQYPVKRKFPDDKIVKTNSTKLSNQPKVPKFKNMSNASSGGSHNYTNDIANSDNSVKLELSQFALPKNNIPYKFWSSVDPYCAPVTLDDIKFLESLLAQSSNTTLPPIPPLGRHYSEVWADEHLAEDQNASNPNKQKSSMSPEASSIRKKLDKSNDNLISGPLTQRLVSALMEENLMNYEVPDIKVKQTTNAKTSYKNSLTLEKCLRKELVEQGILDPEDLPPLTNPADDEILAEIKKCQTELTAVKKDNCRNLKHLIGLCKQEMIRLNLKKQLDQVDMECIDIYKKMVAAKQKKRPITKKEKEDAWRAINEQIRLNKEINALPLTGPNSS is encoded by the coding sequence ATGTTGGGGAAGAGAATGCACCATAACAGCAAGGGGAGGCTAGCTAGCAAAGGCCACGATAATGGCAAACCCTCAAGTCCAGGCATTTCACCTTACAACAAGCCTGCAAAAATACCAGGTGCCGTATCTGCCGGTAAAACCAAGGTGGACTTGTGCCCAATACCCTATATTAAGATTCAAGATAATGCTGTGCACCTGCCGCGCTTCACCGCTATCGCAGCTAGGTCTGCTGATGAACCCATTGGGATGGATGAGTTAGACTCCCTACAGTTAGAGCTTGAGTCTCTCTTGGGTAATACAGCTCTTCGCATAAGATATTTCCAGTCGGAAATTGAAAGTATTGATACAAATGAATCTAAAAGAGAAAAGAAAGGAAAAGCTGCTGGGAAACAGTTGCAGTACCCTGTTAAAAGAAAATTTCCTGATGACAAAATAGTGAAAACAAATAGCACTAAATTATCAAACCAGCCGAAAGTGCCTAAATTCAAAAACATGTCCAATGCTTCCTCTGGGGGATCTCATAACTATACAAATGATATTGCTAATTCAGATAATTCAGTAAAGCTAGAATTGTCACAGTTTGCACTGCCAAAGAATAATATTCCGTACAAATTCTGGAGTTCTGTGGATCCTTATTGTGCACCTGTAACTTTGGATGACATCAAGTTTCTGGAATCATTGCTGGCTCAGAGCAGCAACACAACACTGCCACCCATACCACCACTTGGCCGTCACTATTCTGAAGTTTGGGCTGATGAGCATCTGGCAGAGGATCAGAATGCTTCTAATCCTAATAAACAGAAATCATCTATGTCGCCTGAAGCTTCCAGCATTCGTAAAAAACTTGACAAATCAAATGACAACTTGATTAGTGGCCCTTTGACACAACGGTTGGTTTCAGCACTCATGGAAGAGAATCTAATGAATTATGAAGTGCCTGATATTAAAGTAAAGCAGACAACAAATGCCAAAACTAGTTATAAGAATTCCCTTACTTTAGAAAAATGCCTTAGAAAAGAGTTAGTGGAGCAAGGTATATTGGATCCAGAAGATTTGCCACCACTGACCAACCCAGCTGATGATGAGATACTGGCAGAAATCAAAAAATGCCAGACTGAGTTGACAGCAGTTAAAAAAGACAATTGTCGCAATCTGAAACATCTCATTGGGCTGTGTAAACAAGAAATGATTAGACTGAATCTTAAGAAACAGCTAGATCAAGTTGATATGGAGTGTATTGATATTTATAAGAAAATGGTTGCCGCCAAACAGAAAAAGCGACCCATCACtaagaaagaaaaagaagatgCATGGAGAGCTATTAATGAACAGATCAGgctaaacaaagaaataaatgcgTTACCTTTAACTGGTCCAAATTCAAGCTAA